Proteins co-encoded in one Bombus pyrosoma isolate SC7728 linkage group LG4, ASM1482585v1, whole genome shotgun sequence genomic window:
- the LOC122566742 gene encoding E3 ubiquitin-protein ligase HECTD1 isoform X2: MEYCAQRYVSLYFQFEVYLGNWCYKTYKMADVDPETLLEWLSMGQGDERDMQLIALEQLCMLLLMSDNVDRCFECCPPRTFLPALCRIFLDELAPDSVLEVTARAITYYFDLSPECIRRVIAMEGAVKAICSRLSGAGLGSRTSRDLAEQCIKALELVCAREAGAVLEAGGLPCALCFIREHGALVHRDTLHSAMAVVTRLCGKVEPQDKSLPDCVEALSMLLRHEDAHVADGALRCFASLADRFSRRNTDPAPLASHGLVSELLYRLSNAAGPGTSIATTSGNPKTPPPSSTATTLPTPEANSCASVSTIISLLSTLCRGSPSITHDLLRSELPDAIEKALKGDERCALDSMRLVDLLLVLLFEGRSALGRNTSGGPSGPVLPRFRRPESAGEKSHRQLIDCIRSKDTDALIEAIDSGGIGVNFMDDVGQTLLNWASAFGTQEMVEFLCDRGADVNKGQRSSSLHYAACFGRPAIAKVLLRHGANPDLRDEDGKTPLDKARERVDEGHREVAAILQSPGEWMLPNQEHRKPETEAEFTEPKGDPEMAPVYLKRLLPVFCATFQSSMLPSIRKASLSLIRKMVHYIQPELLIETCGSDRMGSCGAMLVEVIANVLDNEELEIKAPSPPPPPLKPIIGPKLRCLASRKSSSSLNYIVDKTEDEDGHLVVLQMIQDLMIKGKDEFLEHFARLGVFSKVAALAGPQEAVPEPEAESNQSEEQRMEDARELLIGRAYHWRDWCICRGRDCLYVWSDAAALELSNGSNGWFRFILDGKLATMYSSGSPEGGTDTSGKGRNTESLTTEENRGEFLEKLQRARSQVKPNSASQPVLSRPGTTRLVVGNWALSSRKESELCIHNSDGQQQATILREDLPGFIFESNRGTKHSFTAETSLGPEFAAGWAGKRGKRLRSKIEAIKQKVKVQAQDIYECYFKAAQAQPRGVVAKLGAIVSQIEKACQKQQSGNREWRNILQSALEELKDLLNEEGRVSAYELHSSGLVQTLLSLLAAPPGPQPPTLRATKLRMQRVAVFKNCFHSKDANKEHNSAKILVHKLVSVLESIEKLPVYLYDTPGSGYGLQILTRRLRFRLEKATGESSLIDRSGRSLKMEPLSTIQQLENHLLKMVAKQWHDHDRSTFTFVKKLKDRNRITFKYQYDFDENGLLYWIGTNAKTCTEWVNPGQYGLVVVTSSNGRNLPYGHLEDILSRDPSALNCHTNDDRRAWFSIDLGVWIIPSAYTLRHARGYGRSALRNWMFQASKDGIIWTTLYAHVDDSSLNEPGSTASWTLEPPADETQGWRHLRLQQIGKNASGQTHYLSVSGFEVYGEVTGVCEDLGRAAREAEAGVRKQRRLIKAQVLRHLVAGARVARGLDWKWRDQDGVPPGEGTVTGELHNGWIDVTWDHGGSNSYRMGAEGKYDLRLVGTGLDTDSGTKSKNGGGVLTGRKSSSTPSLPDCTDTVMRGSVASTDQAASADNLAVKQAVESIAENVLSVARAEAVVAVTGEGGANSTSELSVVLHPRPDTTVTSDLATIVESLALNTDCPANSNSNRASSSSKPFFATVRGNKPGSGLLSLEATEVLDRVREGADRLRNNTNSFLSGELLSLVPVRISVSGELEENSLRIKSVQRHHSGITDAAKECSRDKEASSSTQNTAGGCPVVVTNPMSVSVPNLACSDANNTLEPATASGLLETFTAMARRRTLGGQHIASNSNAGSNSRGPNSVSSLVRLALSPNFPGGLLSTAQSYPSLTSSGQVAGSGVTTTTGPGLGQALTMSLTSTSSDSEQLWLQVSLEDFLESCGGIASSSASGGRTTGGPTLLTELEDDEDGVLEEEEDNDENDQEEDDEENEEEGEGCDGDYEDVMVSRNLLAAFVEEETPQNSKRRAWDDEFVLKRQFSALIPAFDPRPGRTNINQTTDLEIPPPGSETQSNTRSGTLPMPKLSLTLKGPGLPGVSDVELALTEPHASIFQQVQELMQLTELGSRQEKLRRIWEPTYTIIYKEAKDEESSGRATPVVTLYSRNTAQNSSVCSVEDVLQLLRHVYVLSTTHDDGKCIDYEELEESTCWVHPDDFTSKKITNKIVQQIQDPLALAAGALPNWCEELARSCPFLLPFETRRLYFSCTAFGASRSIVWLQTQRDAVLERQRAPGLSPRRDDIHEFRVGRLKHERVSVPRGEKLLDWAEQVMKVHASRKSILEVEFVGEEGTGLGPTLEFFALVAAELQRKDLGLWLCDDENSPDTDQSRVSGDQVRSPGYYVTRPSGLFPAPLPQDSAACDRAVRYFWFLGVFLAKVLQDNRLVDLPLSRPFLKLMCHGDITSNVNEKIGLSGVTQESISSSMSSSFISEEDEADTAYSSLEPPSWCAGLLDIEDLVLVDPVRGEFLKEVQTAIAKRDRTLSDGRNSTDEETTLNITHSSGMSVPIEDLSLTMTYSPSSKIFAYNQVELIEGGAEISVTMENAREYAETTINFCLDRGISRQLESFKSGFSKVFPMEKLHAFSPEEVRAMLCGEQNPQWTREDLLNYTEPKLGYTRESPGFQRFVNVLLSLTGSERKAFLQFATGCSALPPGGLCNLHPRLTVVRKVDAGSGGYPSVNTCVHYLKLPEYPTEEILKERLLAATRERGFHLN, from the exons ATGGAATACTGTGCACAACGGTACGTTTCCCTCT ATTTTCAGTTTGAGGTATACTTAGGTAATTGGTGCTATAAAACTTACAAG atGGCTGATGTTGATCCTGAAACTTTATTGGAATGGCTCAGTATGGGCCAAGGAGATGAAAGAGACATGCAGTTAATTGCTTTAGAGCAATTGTGCATGTTATTGCTCATGTCTGATAATGTTGATCGATGCTTTGAATG ctgTCCTCCACGCACATTTCTTCCTGcattatgtagaatttttttgGATGAACTTGCACCAGATAGTGTTTTAGAAGTGACAGCTAGAGCTATTACATATTACTTTGATCTTTCACCAGAATGTATACGCAGAGTAATAGCCATGGAAGGTGCTGTGAAAGCTATTTGCAGTCGTTTATCTGGAGCTGGATTAGGTTCTAGAACTAGTAGGGACCTAGCTGAACAATGCATAAag GCATTAGAACTTGTCTGTGCAAGGGAAGCTGGTGCTGTGCTCGAAGCTGGTGGCCTCCCTTGTGCTTTATGCTTTATTCGGGAGCATGGAGCTCTTGTTCACAGGGATACACTACATTCAGCAATGGCTGTGGTGACCCGTTTATGTGGGAAAGTAGAACCTCAAGATAAATCTTTGCCAGATTGCGTTGAAGCTTTATCAATGTTACTTAGACATGAAGATGCACATGTTGCTGATGGAGCACTCCGTTGTTTTGCATCATTGGCTGATAGATTTTCAAGAAGAAACACGGATCCTGCTCCATTAGCCTCCCATGGACTAGTTTCTGAACTTTTGTATag GTTATCAAATGCAGCAGGGCCTGGTACATCAATAGCAACTACTTCTGGAAATCCAAAAACACCTCCACCATCTAGCACAGCTACAACACTTCCTACTCCTGAAGCAAATTCTTGCGCATCTGTTTCTACTATAATTAGTCTTCTATCAACACTTTGCAGAGGATCACCATCTATAACTCATGACCTTTTACGTTCTGAACTACCAGACGCGATTGAGAAAGCTTTAAAAGGAGATGAACGATGTGCACTTGATTCCATGAGATTAGTTGATTTATTGTTAGTTTTACTATTTGAAGGAAGGTCAGCATTAGGCCGCAATACAAGCGGTGGTCCATCCGGTCCCGTGTTACCACGATTTAGGCGCCCAGAAAGCGCTGGTGAAAAATCTCACAGACAGTTGATTGATTGCATTCGGTCAAAGGACACGGATGCGTTAATAGAAGCCATAGATTCTGGAGGCATTGGAGTTAATTTTATGGATGATGTTGGACAAACATTGCTTAATTGGGCATCCGCATTCGGAACTCAAGAAATGGTTGAATTCCTGTGTGATAGAGGAGCAGATGTTAATAAAGGTCAAAGATCGTCTAGTCTACATTATGCTGCTTGTTTTGGAAGACCAGCTATTGCTAAAGTATTACTTAGACATGGGGCAAACCCTGATTTGCGAGATGAAGATGGGAAAACGCCATTGGATAAAGCTAGAGAACGTGTAGATGAAGGTCATAGAGAAGTTGCCGCTATATTACAATCTCCTGGAGAATGGATGTTGCCAAATCAAGAACATAGGAAGCCAGAAACAGAAGCAGAATTCACAGAACCTAAAGGTGATCCTGAAATGGCTCCAGTATACTTGAAAAGATTATTGCCAGTATTCTGTGCAACATTTCAGTCATCTATGTTGCCAAGCATTAGGAAAGCCAGTTTAAGTTTAATCAGGAAGATGGTGCATTATATTCAACCAGAATTACTTATTGAAACATGTGGTTCTGATAGAATGGGAAGCTGTGGTGCTATGCTTGTAGAAGTAATTGCCAATGTATTGGACAATGAG GAGCTTGAGATAAAAGCACCATCACCACCACCTCCGCCTCTCAAGCCGATAATTGGCCCAAAATTGCGTTGTCTCGCATCGCGCAAGTCTTCCAGTTCCCTGAACTACATTGTTGATAAGACG GAGGATGAGGATGGACACTTAGTGGTTTTGCAAATGATACAAGATTTGATGATAAAAGGCAAAGATGAATTTCTAGAACATTTTGCTCGTTTGGGAGTTTTTTCAAAAGTTGCTGCATTGGCTGGACCACAAGAGGCTGTCCCAGAACCAGAAGCAGAATCAAATCAATCTGAAGAACAAAGAATGGAAGATGCGAGAGAACTTTTAATTGGAAGAGCTTACCATTGGAGAGATTGGTGTATTTGTAGAGGTCGTGATTGCCTATATGTCTGGTCTGATGCAGCAGCTTTAGAACTATCAAATGGAAGTAATGGATGGTTTAGATTTATACTCGATGGAAAATTAGCAACGATGTATTCTAGCGGCAGTCCAGAAGGCGGGACAGACACATCAG GAAAGGGGAGGAACACAGAGTCGCTTACCACTGAAG AAAACCGTGGCGagtttttggaaaaattacaaagagcGCGAAGTCAAGTTAAACCAAATTCTGCGAGTCAACCTGTACTTTCACGTCCTGGTACGACTCGCCTAGTGGTAGGAAATTGGGCATTATCTAGTAGAAAAGAGAGTGAATTGTGCATACATAATAGCGATGGTCAACAACAAGCAACAATTTTACGAGAAGACTTACCAGGATTTATTTTTGAATCAAATCGTGGTACTAAGCATTCCTTTACAGCAGAAACAAGTTTGG gtCCAGAATTTGCAGCAGGTTGGGCCggtaaaagaggaaaaagattGAGATCTAAAATTGAAGCTATTAAACAAAAAGTTAAAGTACAAGCTCAAGATATTTATGAATGTTATTTTAAGGCTGCTCAAGCGCAGCCACGTGGAGTAGTTGCTAAACTAGGAGCTATTGTTAGTCAAATAGAAAAAGCTTGTCAAAAACAACAATCGGGAAATCGAGAGTGGCGTAATATACTACAAAGTGCACTGGAAGAActtaaagatttattaaacgaGGAAGGGAGAGTTTCTGCATACGAACTTCATTCTAGCGGGCTTGTGCAAACTTTACTTTCATTATTAGCAGCTCCACCAGGACCACAACCACCTACATTACGAGCAACAAAACTCAGGATGCAAAGAGTGGCAGTATTTAAAAACTGTTTTCACTCAAAAGACGCTAATAAAGAGCATAATTCTGCTAAAATTCTAGTCCATAAATTGGTTTCAGTTTTAGAatctattgaaaaattaccTGTTTACTTGTATGATACACCAGGTTCAGGTTATGGcttacaaattttaacaagAAGATTGCGTTTTCGATTGGAAAAGGCAACTGGTGAAAGTTCTTTAATTGATAGATCTGGTCGAAGTTTAAAAATGGAACCATTAAGTACTATACAACAATTAGAAAACCATTTATTGAAAATGGTAGCAAAGCAATGGCATGATCACGATAGGTCAACGTTTACATTTGTTAAGAAactaaaagatagaaatagaataacttttaaatatcagTATGATTTTGATGAAAATGGATTGTTGTATTGGATTGGTACAAATGCAAAAACTTGTACCGAATGGGTTAATCCCGGTCAATATGGTTTAGTCGTCGTTACATCGAGTAATGGAAGAAATCTTCCATATGGCCACCTTGAAGATATCTTAAGTCGAGATCCATCAGCATTAAACTGTCATACAAACGATGATAGGCGTGCATGGTTTTCGATTGATTTAGGAGTTTGGATTATTCCAAGCGCTTACACATTGAGGCACGCAAGAGGCTATGGTAGAAGTGCCTTGCGGAATTGGATGTTTCAAGCATCAAAGGATGGTATTATTTGGACAACATTATACGCTCATGTAGATGATTCATCATTGAATGAGCCTGGTAGTACAGCTAGTTGGACATTAGAGCCACCAGCCGATGAAACACAGGGCTGGCGTCATTTAAGATTACAACAAATTGGAAAGAATGCTTCTGGTCAAACGCATTATTTATCTGTATCTGGATTTGAAGTTTATGGAGAAGTTACTGGAGTTTGCGAAGATTTGGGACGTGCAGCTAGAGAAGCTGAAGCTGGAGTTCGAAAACAACGAAGATTAATTAAAGCTCAAGTTCTTCGTCATTTAGTCGCTGGCGCTAGAGTGGCTAGAGGTTTGGACTGGAAATGGAGAGATCAAGATGGTGTCCCACCTG gCGAAGGCACAGTAACAGGGGAATTACACAATGGTTGGATAGATGTAACATGGGATCACGGTGGTTCTAATTCTTATAGAATGGGTGCAGAAGGAAAATACGACTTAAGATTAGTTGGTACCGGTCTTGATACGGATAGTGgaacaaaaagtaaaaatggtGGCGGAGTTTTAACAGGACGAAAATCCAGTAGTACTCCTAGTTTACCAGATTGTACTGATACTGTGATGCGTGGTTCAGTAGCTTCTACAGATCAAGCAGCAAGTGCAGATAATTTAGCAGTTAag cAAGCCGTTGAGTCGATAGCTGAAAATGTGTTGTCGGTTGCTCGCGCTGAAGCGGTTGTTGCTGTAACTGGTGAAGGTGGGGCAAATTCAACAAGCGAATTGTCCGTTGTATTACATCCTAGGCCTGACACTACTGTGACAAGTGATCTGGCAACAATTGTTGAGAGTCTCGCCCTTAACACTGATTGTCCTGCCAATAGTAACAGCAATCGAGCATCTAGTAGTTCAAAACCATTTTTTGCAACTGTGCGAGGAAATAAG ccAGGGTCAGGCCTATTGAGTCTTGAAGCCACTGAAGTGTTGGATCGTGTCAGAGAAGGAGCCGACAGATTACGCAATAATACTAATAGTTTTTTGAGTGGAGAATTACTTAGTTTAGTGCCTGTTAGAATCAGTGTGTCAGGTGAACTAGAAGAGAATTCATTAAGAATTAAATCTGTTCAGAGGCATCACTCCGGAATTACTGATg CTGCCAAAGAATGTAGTCGGGACAAAGAAGCTAGCTCATCTACACAAAATACGGCAGGTGGATGTCCTGTTGTTGTTACCAATCCTATGTCTGTGTCTGTTCCTAACCTTGCTTGCTCTGATGCTAACAATACTTTGGAACCAGCAACTGCATCTGGTTTATTAGAAACCTTCACTGCAATGGCGCGAAGACGAACATTGG GTGGACAACATATTGCTTCCAACTCTAATGCTGGTTCAAATTCACGTGGACCCAACTCTGTATCGAGTTTAGTTCGACTTGCCTTGAGTCCTAATTTTCCTGGAGGTTTACTTAGTACTGCTCAAAGTTATCCAAGTTTAACCAGTAGTGGTCAAGTAGCTGGTAGTGGTGTTACGACAACGACTGGACCCGGCCTAGGACAAGCACTTACAATGTCATTGACTAGTACAAGTAGTGATAGTGAACAG TTATGGCTACAGGTTAGTCTTGAAGACTTTCTGGAATCTTGCGGAGGTATTGCAAGTTCTAGTGCTAGTGGAGGTAGAACAACAGGTGGACCAACTCTTTTGACTGAATTAGAAGACGATGAAGATGGCGTCCttgaagaggaagaagacAACGATGAAAATGATCAAGAA GAAGAtgatgaagaaaatgaagaagaaggagagggTTGTGATGGTGATTATGAAGATGTAATGGTAAGTCGTAATCTTCTAGCAGCGTTTGTGGAAGAAGAAACCCCTCAAAATAGCAAGAGACGTGCGTGGGATGATGAGTTTGTTTTGAAACGGCAATTCTCTGCTCTGATTCCTGCCTTTGATCCACGACCTGGACGAACTAATATTAATCAG accACTGATTTGGAGATTCCACCACCTGGTAGTGAAACCCAGTCAAATACACGCTCAGGCACATTGCCAATGCCGAAACTTTCTCTAACACTAAAGGGACCAGGCCTTCCTGGGGTATCAGATGTTGAACTAGCTCTTACAGAACCACACGCTAGCATTTTCCAACAAGTACAAGAATTAATGCAACTGACAGAATTGGGTAGTCGacaagaaaaattaagaagaatatGGGAACCAACttacac tataatatataaagaagCAAAGGACGAAGAATCATCTGGAAGAGCAACACCAGTTGTTACATTATATTCTCGTAATACAGCACAAAATTCTTCAGTATGTAGTGTAGAGGATGTATTGCAACTATTAAGGCATGTTTATGTATTAAGCACTACTCATGATGATGGTAAATGCATCGATTATGAAGAACTTGAGGAATCAACATGTTGGGTTCATCCAGATGACTTTActtcaaagaaaattacaaacaagATAGTACAACAAATTCAAGATCCTCTAGCATTAGCTGCCGGGGCACTACCAAATTGGTGCGAAGAACTAGCAAGAAGTTGTCCATTTTTATTACCCTTTGAAACTAGACGATTGTACTTTAGTTGTACTGCCTTCGGAGCCTCGCGATCCATTGTGTGGCTTCAAACACAAAGGGATGCTGTTCTTGAAAGACAAAGAGCACCAGGTTTAAGCCCACGACGTGATGACATTCATGAGTTCCGCGTTGGGAGACTTAAACACGAAAGAGTTAGTGTACCTAGGGGAGAGAAACTATTAGACTGGGCAGAACAAGTAATGAAG gTACATGCAAGTCGGAAGAGCATACTAGAAGTGGAATTTGTGGGCGAAGAAGGAACTGGTCTTGGACCAACATTAGAGTTCTTTGCACTAGTTGCTGCTGAATTACAACGTAAAGACTTAGGTTTATGGTTATGTGATGATGAAAACTCGCCTGATACGGATCAATCTCGAGTTTCTGGAGATCAGGTTCGATCGCCTGGATATTATGTAACTCGACCGAGTGGACTGTTTCCTGCTCCTTTACCACAAGATTCTGCAGCTTGTGATCGTGCTGTTCGATATTTCTGGTTTTTGGGCGTGTTCTTGGCGAAAGTTTTGCAGGATAACAGATTAGTAGATTTACCATTATCCCGTCCTTTCCTAAAATTAATGTGTCACGGAGACATCACAAGCAATGTAAATGAAAAGATTGGTCTTAGTGGTGTAACACAAGAAAGTATATCTTCAAGTATGTCGAGTAGCTTTATATCCGAAGAGGATGAAGCAGATACTGCATACTCTTCGTTAGAACCACCTTCTTGGTGTGCTGGATTATTGGATATTGAAGATCTAGTACTTGTCGATCCAGTAAGAGGTGAATTCTTGAAAGAGGTACAAACGGCAATTGCCAAGCGTGATAGAACGCTTTCTGATGGTCGTAATTCTACCGACGAAGAAACAACTTTAAATATTACTCATTCATCCGGAATGTCAGTGCCTATTGAAGATTTGTCTTTGACGATGACATATTCTCCAAGTTCGAAAATCTTTGCATATAATCAGGTAGAATTAATAGAAGGAGGTGCGGAGATTTCAGTTACTATGGAAAATGCAAGAGAATACGCTGAGACGACAATTAATTTCTGCCTTGATCGAGGAATTTCAAGACAACTAGAATCGTTTAAATCTGGTTTTTCAAAAGTCTTCCCAATGGAAAAACTTCATGCTTTCAGTCCGGAAGAAGTAAGGGCTATGCTTTGCGGAGAACAAAACCCACAATGGACCAGAGAGGACCTGCTAAATTATACTGAGCCAAAACTAGGTTACACAAGAGAAAG TCCTGGTTTCCAAAGATTTGTCAATGTTTTACTTTCATTGACTGGTTCTGAAAGGAAGGCTTTCTTACAATTTGCTACTGGATGTTCAGCTTTACCTCCTGGGGGATTATGTAATTTACATCCTAGATTGACTGTTGTGCGGAAAGTAGATGCTGGTTCAGGTGGTTATCCCTCTGTTAACACCTGTgttcattatttaaaattaccaGAATATCCTACTGAAGAGATACTTAAAGAAAGACTCTTGGCAGCAACTAGAGAGAGAGGATTTCACTTAAATTAA